From Terriglobia bacterium, one genomic window encodes:
- a CDS encoding proline dehydrogenase family protein, with protein MLRALFIWLSESRSLRGFAERSSAGQRMSQRFVAGTQVDDALRATKAVNDLGASVSIDNLGENVTSSEEAKQSAALYHQLLDLISERKLNANVSVKLTHMGLDMDEKLAYDNVTSLVQHAATLGSFVRVDMEGSPYTQRTLDFVHRLHRDPANDDAVGAVIQSYMRRSQSDVKTLLAERIRIRLCKGAYKEPPEVAFQKKSEVDASYVRLMKILLQSGTYHGIATHDENIIRQTIAFARSESIPPASFEFQMLHGIRRDLQQGLVKDGWRMRVYIPFGTEWYPYLMRRLAERPANVLFIAKNILRG; from the coding sequence ATGCTGAGGGCATTATTTATTTGGTTGTCCGAGAGCCGCTCCCTGCGCGGATTCGCCGAGCGTTCTTCCGCCGGCCAACGTATGTCGCAGCGTTTCGTCGCCGGTACGCAGGTCGACGATGCTCTGCGCGCCACCAAGGCGGTCAATGACTTGGGGGCCAGCGTCAGCATCGACAATCTGGGCGAGAACGTCACCAGTAGCGAGGAAGCAAAGCAGAGTGCAGCGCTCTACCACCAGCTGCTCGACCTGATCTCCGAGCGCAAGCTGAACGCCAACGTCAGCGTCAAGCTCACCCACATGGGTCTGGATATGGACGAGAAGCTCGCCTACGACAATGTCACCTCGCTCGTGCAGCACGCGGCGACGCTGGGCAGCTTTGTGCGTGTGGACATGGAGGGCTCGCCCTACACCCAGCGTACTCTCGATTTCGTCCACCGCCTGCACCGCGATCCCGCGAACGACGACGCCGTCGGCGCCGTCATCCAGTCTTACATGCGGCGCAGCCAATCCGATGTCAAGACGCTTCTCGCCGAGCGCATCCGTATCCGCCTCTGCAAGGGCGCTTACAAGGAGCCGCCCGAGGTCGCCTTCCAGAAGAAATCCGAAGTCGATGCCAGCTACGTCCGCCTGATGAAGATCCTTCTCCAGAGCGGCACCTACCATGGCATCGCGACCCACGACGAGAACATCATCCGTCAGACCATTGCCTTCGCGCGCTCCGAGAGCATCCCGCCCGCTTCTTTCGAGTTCCAGATGCTGCACGGCATTCGCCGCGACCTCCAGCAAGGGCTGGTGAAGGACGGCTGGCGCATGCGCGTGTACATCCCCTTCGGCACCGAATGGTATCCCTATCTGATGCGCCGCCTGGCGGAGCGCCCCGCCAACGTACTCTTCATCGCCAAGAACATCCTGCGGGGATGA
- the trxB gene encoding thioredoxin-disulfide reductase, which translates to MSEIRNTVIMGSGCSGLTAAIYAARANLKPLVLQGHEPGGQLSLTTLVENFPGFPEGIQGPELIENMKKQAERFGAEVRTGHVQKADLSQRPFTLVLGHESVQTRTLIIASGASARWLGLPNEQALIGHGVSSCATCDGFFFSGKEIAVIGGGDSAMEESLFLTRFATKVTLIHRRDQFRASKIMLERARAHPKIKMLTDTVVSDVHDVSKKEVTGLRLRNVKTGAEWDFPTSALFLGIGHVPNASMFQGQLETDADGYLRTTNYVFTRVPGVFASGDVQDRRYRQAITASGTGCMAAMEVEKFLEEEGR; encoded by the coding sequence ATGTCAGAGATCCGCAATACTGTCATCATGGGCTCGGGCTGCTCCGGCCTGACCGCCGCCATCTACGCTGCCCGCGCCAACCTCAAGCCGCTGGTCTTGCAGGGACACGAGCCCGGCGGACAGCTTTCCCTCACCACCCTGGTGGAGAATTTCCCCGGATTCCCCGAAGGCATCCAGGGCCCCGAGCTGATCGAGAACATGAAGAAGCAGGCCGAGCGTTTCGGCGCCGAGGTCCGCACCGGCCACGTGCAGAAGGCGGATCTGAGCCAGCGCCCGTTCACCCTGGTGCTCGGCCACGAGTCCGTCCAGACCCGCACGCTCATCATCGCCAGCGGCGCTTCGGCGCGCTGGCTGGGATTGCCCAACGAGCAGGCATTGATCGGCCACGGCGTTTCCTCCTGCGCCACCTGCGACGGATTCTTTTTCAGCGGCAAGGAGATCGCCGTCATCGGCGGCGGCGACTCGGCCATGGAGGAATCGCTTTTCCTCACCCGCTTCGCCACCAAGGTCACGCTTATCCACCGCCGCGACCAGTTTCGCGCCTCCAAGATCATGCTCGAGCGCGCCAGGGCCCATCCCAAGATTAAGATGCTCACCGACACGGTCGTGAGCGATGTGCACGACGTCTCGAAGAAAGAGGTTACCGGGCTGAGGTTGCGCAACGTCAAGACCGGCGCGGAGTGGGATTTCCCCACCAGCGCCTTGTTCCTCGGCATCGGCCACGTCCCCAACGCCAGCATGTTCCAGGGACAGCTCGAGACCGACGCCGACGGCTACTTAAGAACCACGAACTACGTCTTCACGCGCGTGCCCGGCGTCTTCGCTTCCGGAGACGTGCAGGACCGCCGCTACCGCCAGGCCATCACCGCCTCCGGCACCGGCTGCATGGCCGCCATGGAAGTGGAGAAGTTCCTGGAAGAAGAAGGCCGTTGA
- a CDS encoding allantoinase produces MANLVLIYGMRLLPADELAEVGDAVLKLNNGRETRVTMHILEGSKDDIEKQLKQSVAAFFDLFYGEG; encoded by the coding sequence ATGGCAAATCTCGTCCTCATCTACGGCATGCGTCTGCTGCCGGCCGACGAACTGGCGGAAGTCGGCGATGCCGTCCTGAAGCTGAACAATGGGCGCGAGACGCGGGTCACCATGCATATTCTGGAAGGAAGCAAGGACGACATCGAGAAGCAATTGAAGCAGAGCGTCGCGGCTTTCTTCGACCTCTTCTATGGAGAAGGCTAG
- a CDS encoding response regulator — protein sequence MKARPQRQTILVVEDEPAVLLTYRMILEQHGYDVVTAASSVEAKRVLERQNIDLLLCDLSLEERDTGFEVIASARQLRPAMPSVLLTGYASKDVSDRARQSGVAVLFKPIDIQEFLGTITAHLRAVQQKKKRTG from the coding sequence ATGAAAGCCCGGCCACAGCGGCAGACGATCCTGGTGGTGGAGGACGAGCCCGCTGTGCTCCTCACCTACCGCATGATCCTCGAGCAGCACGGGTACGACGTGGTCACGGCGGCGTCTTCGGTCGAGGCCAAGCGCGTCCTCGAGCGGCAGAACATCGACCTCCTCCTGTGCGACCTCTCGCTGGAGGAGCGGGATACGGGGTTCGAAGTCATTGCATCCGCGCGCCAGCTGCGGCCTGCGATGCCCTCCGTGCTGCTGACCGGCTATGCCAGCAAGGATGTGAGCGACCGTGCCCGACAGAGCGGTGTCGCCGTCCTGTTCAAGCCCATCGATATCCAGGAATTCTTGGGCACGATCACCGCGCACTTGAGGGCAGTCCAGCAGAAAAAGAAGAGGACCGGCTAG
- a CDS encoding GvpL/GvpF family gas vesicle protein has product MPLLLYCLTESEPAVPPPKQGVRGRPVERQAIAGMQCYYSVFPHAPTDLSREDALVFHSVITAIFAKAAVTPFRFPTVLEGEDELEVFLETEGHDLLEALQRLRDFAQMEVRLSYGGERVSSAESGKEHLKTREHAREILEQVAESARDFLADAIRGWHTREFPNGLRCYALVPRDEVASFRHKSEGLKTEGRVRVAVSGPWPPTEFLHEPLE; this is encoded by the coding sequence GTGCCTCTTCTCCTGTATTGCCTCACCGAATCCGAGCCCGCCGTGCCGCCGCCCAAACAAGGCGTGCGCGGGCGTCCCGTCGAGCGCCAGGCCATCGCCGGCATGCAGTGCTACTACTCGGTTTTCCCGCACGCGCCAACAGATCTTTCCCGAGAGGACGCGCTGGTGTTTCACAGCGTCATCACGGCAATCTTCGCCAAGGCCGCGGTCACTCCCTTTCGCTTCCCCACCGTCCTCGAGGGCGAGGACGAGCTGGAGGTGTTTCTGGAGACCGAGGGCCATGATCTGCTCGAAGCCTTGCAGCGCCTGCGGGATTTCGCGCAGATGGAGGTTCGGCTCAGTTACGGAGGAGAGCGCGTCTCCAGCGCAGAATCCGGGAAGGAGCACCTGAAGACCCGCGAGCACGCGCGCGAGATTCTCGAACAGGTGGCGGAGAGCGCCCGCGATTTCCTGGCCGATGCCATCCGCGGGTGGCACACGCGAGAATTCCCCAACGGCTTGCGATGCTATGCTCTGGTCCCCCGCGACGAGGTCGCCTCCTTCCGGCACAAGAGCGAGGGCTTGAAGACGGAGGGCAGGGTTCGCGTGGCGGTCAGCGGTCCCTGGCCTCCGACCGAGTTCCTCCACGAGCCCCTGGAATAA
- a CDS encoding SpoIIE family protein phosphatase yields MALFSNKYGRRRIAALAPRTALGRFTLYLLAVDLVLYVVQKVVALISPAAAARTGLSGWVSFLTFVLLILGGVLGFRWLRDKLLWRLRNRLIVTYVFIGVIPVFLIATIAVGAAYLFAGQFATYLVTADIQSELRTLEAANAMIAAEYAHSVATGERQTALPALRDPKLEHRWAERQVTAWHRGNTRLLQGPAGAKPLARPPWLKDDFRGVTFDPAGAYLRVSNTVMAGGEPLTIISSEPLDAARLQEITAHFGEITITDISARATRASTPAEGTTGRPPGKPGSRLVIGNESVPLEEAEKGVRMPKVTAGSLPPPEARVDLEFTFLALFDVIDWRDGETAKEGLIVHSRLSALYARLFRTLGQLTQAILYVLAGTAIFFAIIELLALFIGLGLTRTITRSVAELYEGTQHVNRGDFSYRIPVRSKDQLAALETSFNSMNESLERLIAEQKEKQRLENELAIAQEVQAQLFPKQKTELESLEVFGVCRPARTVSGDYYDFLPLGPDRLGIAVGDISGKGISAALLMATVHSAVRAYEFGRMPAMAGRLVAAGSSRTHVLEMTSGPPPDSEFSPANVLTVLNRQLFHSTPTEKYATLFMSVYDARTRTLNFSNAGHLPPIIIGNDGSLRKLDTAGLVVGLFDRQGYEEQSVQLRAGEIFLAYSDGVTEPENEFGEFGEERLIEIVRDHRHLPLAQISELVTGAVQEWIGAREQPDDITLVLARPR; encoded by the coding sequence ATGGCTCTCTTCTCCAACAAGTACGGGCGTCGCAGAATCGCCGCCCTGGCGCCGCGGACGGCGCTGGGACGCTTCACCCTGTATCTGCTAGCAGTGGATTTGGTGCTCTACGTGGTGCAGAAGGTAGTGGCGCTGATTTCTCCGGCGGCCGCGGCGCGCACCGGGCTAAGCGGCTGGGTCTCGTTCCTGACATTCGTGCTCTTGATCCTGGGCGGGGTGCTGGGGTTCCGCTGGCTGCGCGACAAGTTGTTGTGGCGGCTGCGGAACCGGTTGATCGTCACCTACGTATTCATCGGTGTCATTCCCGTGTTCCTGATCGCGACCATCGCGGTCGGCGCCGCGTACCTGTTCGCGGGGCAGTTCGCCACTTACCTGGTGACCGCGGACATCCAGTCGGAACTGCGCACGCTGGAGGCGGCGAACGCCATGATCGCGGCGGAGTACGCGCACAGCGTCGCCACCGGAGAGCGGCAGACAGCGTTGCCCGCCTTGCGCGACCCGAAGCTGGAGCATCGCTGGGCCGAGCGCCAGGTGACGGCCTGGCATCGCGGCAACACGAGGCTTCTGCAAGGTCCGGCGGGAGCGAAGCCGCTGGCCCGTCCTCCATGGCTGAAGGACGACTTTCGCGGCGTGACCTTCGACCCGGCGGGGGCGTACCTGCGAGTGTCGAACACCGTCATGGCCGGAGGCGAGCCGCTCACGATCATCTCCAGCGAGCCCCTGGATGCCGCGCGCCTGCAGGAGATAACGGCACATTTCGGAGAGATCACCATCACCGACATCAGCGCCCGCGCCACGCGGGCGTCGACGCCGGCGGAGGGCACCACGGGCCGGCCGCCGGGGAAACCAGGCTCGCGCCTGGTGATCGGCAATGAATCGGTCCCCCTGGAGGAGGCGGAGAAGGGCGTGCGCATGCCCAAGGTGACTGCGGGTAGCCTGCCGCCACCGGAAGCCCGAGTCGACCTTGAATTCACCTTCCTCGCCCTGTTCGACGTCATCGACTGGCGTGACGGGGAAACCGCGAAGGAGGGCCTGATCGTTCATAGCCGCCTCTCGGCTTTGTACGCGCGCCTGTTTCGGACACTGGGACAACTGACGCAGGCCATCCTCTACGTGCTGGCTGGAACCGCTATCTTCTTCGCCATCATCGAACTGCTCGCGCTGTTCATCGGACTGGGGCTGACGCGGACGATCACGCGATCGGTGGCAGAGCTGTACGAGGGCACGCAGCACGTGAACCGCGGCGACTTCAGCTACCGCATCCCGGTGCGCTCGAAAGACCAGCTAGCCGCGCTGGAGACATCGTTCAATTCCATGAACGAATCGCTCGAACGGCTGATCGCCGAGCAGAAGGAGAAGCAGCGACTGGAGAACGAGCTGGCCATCGCGCAGGAGGTGCAGGCACAGCTCTTTCCCAAGCAGAAGACCGAATTGGAATCGCTGGAGGTTTTCGGGGTCTGCCGGCCGGCGAGGACGGTGAGCGGCGACTACTACGACTTCCTGCCGCTGGGCCCGGACCGCCTGGGGATCGCGGTCGGGGACATCTCGGGCAAAGGAATCTCGGCCGCGCTGCTGATGGCCACCGTGCACTCGGCCGTCCGCGCGTATGAGTTCGGCCGCATGCCGGCGATGGCAGGACGCTTGGTGGCCGCCGGAAGCTCCCGGACGCACGTGCTGGAGATGACCTCAGGGCCGCCGCCGGACAGCGAGTTCTCGCCCGCCAACGTGCTGACGGTGCTGAACCGGCAGCTGTTCCACAGCACCCCCACCGAAAAGTACGCGACGCTGTTCATGAGCGTGTACGACGCGCGCACGCGAACGCTCAATTTCTCCAACGCCGGACACCTGCCGCCGATCATCATCGGCAACGACGGCTCGCTGCGCAAACTGGACACGGCCGGGCTCGTTGTGGGGCTGTTCGACCGCCAGGGATACGAGGAGCAGTCGGTGCAGCTCAGAGCGGGCGAGATCTTCCTTGCCTACAGCGACGGGGTGACTGAACCGGAGAACGAATTCGGCGAGTTCGGCGAGGAGCGGCTCATCGAGATCGTGCGCGACCATCGCCATTTGCCGCTGGCACAGATCTCCGAGCTGGTGACCGGCGCGGTGCAGGAGTGGATCGGCGCCCGCGAACAGCCGGACGACATCACCCTAGTGCTGGCGCGGCCGCGCTGA
- a CDS encoding TIGR03790 family protein, producing the protein MWKRSLLLLALAAPVMADPVPLNERVLVVYNAYSKDSLAVARYYMLARRIPAANKCALKPVEFKAAASFPVEYVAYGDFTDMFAKPIRKCLNKVGKEKILYIVLTYDTPFELSGAPEGAGMAIDSYLADVWDETARSPEPNPYFAPLFNQRELYPPFVPLAEYRGQTGAKLIYSVWRLDAHTPQLAKGMVDKAIDAEQKGLSGTACFDRRGGGENMRLVQDSGYGAGDWDLFRAAQFARQAGFHVVEDTNEAEFGTPPAPARCDDAALYSGWYSMGHYNDVFTWRPGAVGFHLDSGSATNPRSGKSWSANAIHRGITVTSGSVTEPYLTGLPHPAGIFRNLFEGANVGDAFLRNTAMIKWQIINLGDPLYTPFPGGRGPFAKENSRNEGKAPSARPRQH; encoded by the coding sequence ATGTGGAAGCGCTCCCTCCTTCTGCTCGCGCTGGCGGCTCCGGTCATGGCCGACCCGGTCCCTTTGAATGAACGCGTGCTCGTGGTCTACAACGCCTACAGCAAGGATTCGCTGGCGGTCGCCCGGTACTACATGCTCGCGCGGCGCATCCCCGCGGCCAACAAGTGCGCTCTCAAGCCGGTGGAGTTCAAGGCCGCAGCTTCATTTCCCGTCGAGTACGTTGCCTACGGCGATTTCACGGATATGTTCGCCAAGCCGATCCGAAAGTGCCTGAACAAAGTAGGCAAAGAAAAGATCCTTTACATCGTCTTGACTTACGACACTCCGTTCGAACTGAGCGGCGCACCGGAAGGTGCCGGCATGGCCATCGACTCGTACCTGGCCGATGTTTGGGACGAGACCGCCCGATCTCCGGAGCCCAACCCATATTTCGCCCCGCTGTTCAATCAGCGAGAACTGTATCCGCCCTTTGTCCCGCTGGCCGAATACCGCGGGCAGACTGGGGCGAAGCTGATCTACTCGGTCTGGCGCTTGGACGCGCACACGCCGCAGCTGGCCAAGGGCATGGTGGACAAGGCCATCGACGCGGAGCAGAAGGGCCTCTCCGGGACCGCGTGCTTCGACCGGCGCGGCGGCGGCGAGAACATGAGGTTAGTACAAGATTCAGGTTACGGCGCGGGTGATTGGGATCTGTTTCGCGCCGCGCAGTTCGCGCGCCAGGCGGGCTTCCACGTGGTCGAGGACACGAACGAGGCCGAGTTTGGGACCCCGCCGGCGCCCGCGCGTTGCGACGACGCTGCGCTTTATTCCGGTTGGTACTCCATGGGGCATTACAACGATGTATTCACCTGGCGCCCCGGCGCTGTGGGCTTTCACCTCGATAGCGGGTCTGCGACCAATCCACGCTCGGGGAAGAGTTGGTCCGCGAACGCCATCCACCGCGGCATCACCGTGACCTCAGGATCGGTCACCGAGCCCTACCTGACCGGGCTGCCGCACCCCGCGGGGATCTTCCGCAATCTGTTCGAGGGCGCGAACGTCGGCGACGCGTTCCTGCGCAACACCGCCATGATCAAGTGGCAGATCATCAATCTCGGAGATCCGCTCTACACGCCCTTTCCCGGTGGCCGTGGTCCATTCGCGAAAGAGAATTCCAGAAATGAGGGGAAGGCGCCGTCAGCGCGGCCGCGCCAGCACTAG
- a CDS encoding antibiotic biosynthesis monooxygenase produces the protein MSYVVMWEFHVRPGAEVEFERVYGPEGDWVRLFRQGAGYVRSDLLRDREEKDRYVVLDHWVSRDQYDAFRAAHATAYGNLDRRCESLTSRETHIGSFTVVE, from the coding sequence ATGAGCTACGTCGTCATGTGGGAATTCCATGTCCGTCCCGGTGCGGAGGTGGAGTTCGAGCGCGTGTACGGCCCCGAAGGCGACTGGGTCCGGCTCTTCCGGCAGGGCGCGGGATACGTCCGCAGTGACCTTCTGCGCGATCGCGAAGAAAAGGACCGGTACGTTGTGCTCGATCACTGGGTCTCGCGGGACCAGTACGACGCATTCCGCGCCGCGCACGCTACCGCCTACGGCAATCTCGACCGCCGCTGCGAATCGCTGACCTCGCGGGAGACCCACATCGGGAGCTTCACCGTCGTCGAGTAG
- a CDS encoding tryptophanase: MPIHTVIEPFRIKSVEPIRWTTRAEREQFLRTAHYNLFLLPADDVLIDLLTDSGTGAMSTHQWSAIMRGDESYAGSRSFDCFRSSVQKIFGYRHVIPTHQGRAAERILFSVMCRKGDVVPNNTHFDTTRANIEFVGAEAVDLPIAEGKQPATRHPFKGNMDAGELEALIQRVGRERIPLVMLTVTNNSGGGQPVSMENARTVSAICRKHHIPLYFDACRFAENAYFIKLREHGYEDKSPKQIAQQMFALGDGCTMSAKKDGMANIGGFLCTNDDKLAQQEKDLLILTEGYPTYGGLAGRDLEAIAVGLQEALHEDYLHYRIASTAYLGNHIAEQGVPIVQPPGGHAVYIDARAFLPHIPQEQFPGVALAAELYLEGGIRSVEIGTLMFGAAAKMDLVRLAIPRRVYTQSHIDYVVEVILEVWRRREQIRGLRLRFEAPFLRHFTAHLEPVEAAAVAAR; the protein is encoded by the coding sequence ATGCCCATCCATACTGTCATCGAACCGTTCCGCATCAAGAGCGTGGAGCCCATCCGCTGGACCACGCGCGCGGAACGCGAACAGTTCCTGCGCACGGCACATTACAACCTGTTCCTGCTGCCCGCCGACGACGTGCTCATCGACCTGCTGACCGACTCCGGCACCGGAGCTATGTCCACTCATCAGTGGTCCGCCATCATGCGGGGCGACGAGAGCTACGCCGGGAGCAGAAGCTTCGACTGCTTCCGCTCGTCCGTGCAGAAGATCTTCGGCTACCGGCACGTGATCCCCACACACCAGGGCCGCGCCGCGGAGCGCATCCTGTTCAGCGTGATGTGCCGCAAGGGGGACGTGGTGCCCAACAACACGCACTTCGATACCACGCGCGCCAACATCGAGTTCGTAGGTGCGGAGGCCGTGGACCTGCCCATCGCGGAAGGGAAGCAGCCTGCGACCCGGCACCCCTTCAAGGGCAACATGGATGCAGGCGAGCTGGAGGCGCTGATCCAGCGTGTCGGCCGTGAGCGCATCCCCCTGGTCATGCTCACGGTGACCAACAATTCCGGCGGCGGCCAGCCGGTTTCCATGGAGAACGCGCGCACCGTCAGTGCCATTTGCCGCAAGCACCACATCCCCCTTTATTTCGACGCCTGCCGCTTTGCCGAGAATGCGTACTTCATCAAGCTGCGGGAGCATGGCTATGAAGACAAGTCTCCCAAGCAGATCGCGCAGCAGATGTTCGCCTTGGGCGACGGCTGCACTATGTCGGCGAAGAAGGACGGCATGGCCAACATCGGCGGCTTCCTTTGCACCAACGACGACAAGCTGGCGCAGCAGGAGAAGGACCTGCTCATCCTCACCGAGGGCTACCCGACCTACGGCGGGCTCGCCGGACGCGACCTGGAGGCCATCGCCGTCGGCTTGCAGGAGGCGCTGCACGAGGATTACTTGCACTACCGCATCGCTTCGACCGCCTACCTCGGCAACCACATCGCCGAGCAGGGCGTGCCCATCGTGCAGCCGCCCGGCGGCCACGCGGTGTACATCGACGCCCGCGCCTTCCTGCCCCACATCCCCCAGGAGCAATTTCCCGGGGTCGCGCTCGCTGCAGAACTCTATCTGGAAGGCGGTATCCGCTCGGTCGAGATCGGCACGCTCATGTTCGGCGCCGCCGCCAAAATGGATCTGGTGCGACTCGCCATCCCCCGCCGCGTCTATACCCAGAGCCACATCGACTACGTGGTGGAGGTAATCCTCGAAGTGTGGCGGCGTCGCGAGCAGATCCGCGGGCTGAGGCTGAGGTTCGAAGCGCCCTTCCTGCGCCATTTCACGGCCCACCTGGAGCCGGTCGAGGCGGCGGCCGTGGCGGCGCGATGA
- a CDS encoding class I SAM-dependent methyltransferase, whose translation MLFLDYRVEPQSRHGYDRPPHPRLQALLEQGRDGYRELLSGFLSFRDHLARIPVEGRDERSPYWDNGWMPPLDAAALYCIVAQRKPRLYLEVGSGHSTKFARRAIDDHALPTKIVSLDPHPRAEIDALCHRLVRQPLQQADLSLFHELQAGDVLFLDCSHVLLTNSDVSVAFLEILPALPAGVLVQVHDVFLPDDYPPAWLHHYWNEQYLLAFALLEDASRLQVVLPNAFVSGDPELSGVLHPLWQALGLSTSADKGVSMWLATR comes from the coding sequence ATGCTCTTCCTCGACTACCGGGTCGAACCGCAAAGCCGCCATGGCTACGACCGTCCGCCGCACCCTCGCCTGCAGGCGCTGCTGGAGCAAGGACGCGATGGGTACCGCGAGCTCTTGAGTGGCTTCCTCTCGTTCCGGGACCACCTGGCGCGCATTCCCGTGGAAGGACGTGACGAGCGCTCGCCCTACTGGGACAACGGCTGGATGCCGCCGCTCGATGCTGCCGCGCTGTACTGCATAGTGGCGCAACGCAAACCGCGACTGTACCTCGAAGTGGGGTCCGGACATTCCACCAAGTTCGCGCGACGTGCCATTGACGATCACGCGCTACCCACAAAAATCGTCTCCCTGGATCCTCATCCGCGGGCGGAGATCGATGCCCTCTGCCACCGGCTGGTGCGGCAGCCTCTGCAACAGGCTGACCTCAGTCTCTTCCACGAGCTGCAAGCGGGCGATGTGCTCTTCCTCGACTGCTCCCACGTCTTGCTGACCAATTCGGACGTGAGCGTGGCCTTCCTGGAAATCCTGCCTGCGCTGCCGGCCGGAGTGCTGGTGCAGGTGCACGACGTTTTCCTGCCTGACGACTACCCTCCGGCCTGGCTACACCATTATTGGAACGAGCAATACCTGCTCGCGTTTGCGCTGCTGGAGGACGCCAGCCGTCTGCAAGTTGTGTTGCCAAATGCCTTCGTCTCCGGCGATCCAGAGCTGTCGGGTGTGCTGCATCCGCTATGGCAGGCCCTGGGGCTCTCCACCAGTGCCGATAAAGGGGTCTCCATGTGGCTCGCCACGCGATAG
- a CDS encoding PilZ domain-containing protein, with protein sequence MSPMISMNASPGSAPGGGRDMRRSPRYTVDVRLRLIVHKSGKNTIVHGRGNDISESGMALFVAHDLEVGDRLEVEFTLPYSRQPLRAGATIRNRNGYRYGVEFLTLSIPQREEILRLCKALTLLQ encoded by the coding sequence ATGTCCCCAATGATCAGCATGAATGCATCACCGGGAAGCGCCCCGGGCGGCGGGCGGGATATGCGTCGCAGCCCGCGCTATACCGTGGACGTGCGGCTCCGCCTGATCGTGCATAAGAGCGGCAAGAACACCATCGTCCACGGGCGTGGCAACGACATCAGCGAGAGTGGTATGGCCCTGTTCGTGGCCCATGATCTCGAGGTCGGGGACCGGCTCGAAGTGGAATTCACGCTGCCCTATTCCCGGCAGCCCTTGCGGGCCGGCGCGACCATCCGCAACCGGAATGGCTACCGTTACGGCGTCGAGTTCCTGACCCTGAGCATCCCGCAGCGCGAAGAGATCCTGCGACTGTGCAAGGCCCTGACCCTGCTGCAGTAG